The following coding sequences are from one Capsicum annuum cultivar UCD-10X-F1 chromosome 3, UCD10Xv1.1, whole genome shotgun sequence window:
- the LOC107864358 gene encoding glycine-rich protein-like, producing the protein MGSKAFLFLGLLLAIFIMIRSQVLARELAENAKGSENKNEVHEDHYPGDGHGGYPGGGYPGGGRGGYPGDRYPRVNPGGFRQGGYCQYGCCHRNDDGCYRCCSHEGEAMDKVTEDRPHN; encoded by the exons ATGGGTTCCAAGGCATTTCTGTTTCTTGGCCTCCTTTTGGCTATTTTTATAATGATACGCTCTCAAGTTTTGGCGCGTGAGTTGGCTGAGAATG CAAAAGGATCTGAAAACAAGAATGAAGTACATGAAGACCATTATCCTGGTGATGGACATGGTGGATACCCTGGTGGAGGATACCCCGGTGGTGGACGTGGTGGATACCCTGGTGATAGATACCCTCGTGTAAACCCTGGTGGTTTTCGACAGGGAGGATATTGCCAGTACGGTTGCTGCCACCGTAATGACGATGGTTGTTATAGGTGTTGCTCCCACGAAGGTGAGGCAATGGACAAAGTGACTGAAGACAGACCAcacaattga